A stretch of Bacteroidales bacterium DNA encodes these proteins:
- a CDS encoding Crp/Fnr family transcriptional regulator — MKKETTNYSYYFNSLKQSPIFSEVEDNVLHEILEMFHSKKYLKDNYPLTSESTLYNIYVIISGRVEISIVNFDTDREYIIDILGPGDIYDVICLLDKKEHDIIAIALDDLEILVAPIEVAREWLYTHPDFNKTLLPYIGKKLRYFEESASDLVLYDTWTRLVKLILRNTDSHTGKLTLINNLSHEQIAKMIGSVRNVVNRHIQDLKNSKLLSVKRKNLEINNIQKLLEEFKKRNSFLT, encoded by the coding sequence ATGAAAAAAGAAACAACAAATTATTCCTATTACTTTAATAGTCTCAAACAGTCTCCAATCTTCTCTGAAGTAGAGGATAATGTTTTACATGAAATTTTAGAAATGTTTCATAGCAAAAAATATCTTAAAGATAATTATCCGCTAACATCTGAATCAACCTTGTATAATATTTATGTAATAATTTCCGGAAGAGTGGAAATATCAATAGTGAATTTTGACACAGATAGAGAATATATAATTGACATTCTTGGGCCGGGGGATATTTATGATGTAATATGTTTACTTGATAAAAAAGAACATGATATTATTGCCATTGCTTTAGATGACTTAGAGATATTAGTTGCTCCTATTGAAGTGGCAAGGGAATGGCTTTATACACATCCTGATTTTAATAAAACATTGCTTCCTTACATTGGGAAGAAACTACGATATTTCGAAGAATCTGCTTCTGATCTTGTACTATATGATACATGGACAAGATTAGTTAAATTAATTTTAAGAAATACTGACAGCCATACAGGAAAGCTAACACTGATTAACAATCTTTCACATGAGCAGATTGCAAAAATGATTGGTAGTGTACGAAATGTAGTCAACCGCCATATTCAGGATTTAAAAAACAGTAAATTACTATCAGTAAAAAGAAAAAATCTTGAAATAAATAACATTCAAAAATTATTAGAAGAATTTAAAAAAAGGAATTCTTTTTTAACATAA
- a CDS encoding divergent PAP2 family protein, with the protein MERGIIFGNNILDVVFVAWFIAQFYKVIASIIIDKKLSIKRFWETGGMPSSHSSTVSALATSVGIAYGTATPLFAVSIVFTIIVLHDAAGIRRAAGKQAGVLNRLGTSLSKLVDERFSEEKLKELLGHTPVEVLIGTIVGIAVAFIFKFYLIS; encoded by the coding sequence ATGGAAAGAGGAATTATTTTTGGAAACAATATTCTGGACGTAGTTTTTGTAGCTTGGTTTATTGCTCAATTTTATAAAGTTATAGCTAGTATTATCATTGATAAAAAATTAAGTATAAAACGTTTCTGGGAAACAGGGGGCATGCCCAGTTCCCATTCTTCAACGGTAAGTGCTTTGGCTACCTCGGTTGGAATTGCCTATGGAACGGCAACACCACTTTTTGCTGTTAGTATTGTATTTACCATTATTGTATTACATGATGCGGCAGGGATTAGAAGAGCTGCCGGGAAACAGGCGGGTGTATTAAACCGTCTGGGGACTTCTTTAAGTAAGCTCGTTGATGAACGTTTCAGTGAGGAGAAGTTAAAAGAGTTATTAGGACATACTCCGGTGGAAGTATTGATAGGTACCATTGTAGGTATTGCCGTAGCCTTTATATTCAAATTTTACCTTATTTCTTAA